Proteins encoded together in one Papio anubis isolate 15944 chromosome 3, Panubis1.0, whole genome shotgun sequence window:
- the SGCB gene encoding beta-sarcoglycan isoform X1 translates to MAAAAAAAEQQSSNGPVKKSMREKAVERRNVNKEHNSNFKAGYIPIDEDRLHKTGLRGRKGNLAICVIILLFILAVINLIITLVIWAVIRIGPNGCDSMEFHESGLLRFKQVSDMGVIHPLYKSTVGGRRNENLVITGNNQPIVFQQGTTKLSVENNKTSITSDIGMQFFDPRTQNILFSTDYETHEFHLPSGVKSLNVQKASTERITSNATSDLNIKVDGRAIVRGNEGVFIMGKTIEFHMGGNMELKAENSIILNGSVMVSTTRLPSSSSGDQLGSGEWVRYKLCVCADGTLFKVQVTSQNMGCQISDNPCGNTH, encoded by the exons CAAAGTTCCAATGGTCCTGTAAAGAAGTCCATGCGTGAGAAGGCTGTTGAGAGAAGGAATGTCAATAAGGAGCACAACAGTAACTTTAAAGCTGGGTACATTCCGATTGATGAAGATCGTCTCCACAAAACAGGGTTGAGAGGAAGAAAGGGCAATTTAGCCATCTGTGTGATTATCCTCTTGTTTATCCTGGCTGTCATCAATTTAATT ATAACACTTGTTATTTGGGCTGTGATTCGCATTGGACCAAATGGCTGTGATAGTATGGAGTTTCATGAAAGTGGCCTGCTTCGATTTAAGCAAGTATCTGACATGGGAGTGATCCATCCTCTTTATAAAAGCACAGTAGGAGGAAGGCGAAATGAAAATTTGGTCATCACTGGCAACAACCAGCCT attgtttttcagCAAGGGACAACAAAGCTCAGtgtagaaaacaacaaaacttctATTACAAGTGACATCGGCATGCAGTTTTTTGACCCGAGGactcaaaatatcttattcaGCACAGACTATGAAACTCATGAGTTTCACTTGCCAAGCGGAGTGAAAAGTTTAAATGTTCAAAAAGCATCTACTGAAAGG attaCCAGCAATGCTACCagtgatttaaatataaaagttgaTGGGCGTGCTATTGTGCGTGGAAATGAAGGAGTATTCATTATGGGCAAAACCATTGAATTTCACATGGGTGGTAATATGGAGTTAAAGGCG GAAAACAGTATCATCCTAAATGGATCTGTGATGGTCAGCACCACCCGCCTACCCAGTTCCTCCAGTGGAGACCAGTTGGGTAGTGGTGAGTGGGTGCGATACAAGCTCTGCGTGTGTGCTGATGGGACACTCTTCAAGGTGCAAGTAACCAGCCAGAACATGGGCTGCCAAATCTCAGACAACCCTTGTGGAAACACTCATTAG
- the SGCB gene encoding beta-sarcoglycan isoform X2, which translates to MAAAAAAAEQQSSNGPVKKSMREKAVERRNVNKEHNSNFKAGYIPIDEDRLHKTGLRGRKGNLAICVIILLFILAVINLIITLVIWAVIRIGPNGCDSMEFHESGLLRFKQVSDMGVIHPLYKSTVGGRRNENLVITGNNQPIVFQQGTTKLSVENNKTSITSDIGMQFFDPRTQNILFSTDYETHEFHLPSGVKSLNVQKASTERITSNATSDLNIKVDGRAIVRGNEGVFIMGKTIEFHMGGNMELKAYSCTIK; encoded by the exons CAAAGTTCCAATGGTCCTGTAAAGAAGTCCATGCGTGAGAAGGCTGTTGAGAGAAGGAATGTCAATAAGGAGCACAACAGTAACTTTAAAGCTGGGTACATTCCGATTGATGAAGATCGTCTCCACAAAACAGGGTTGAGAGGAAGAAAGGGCAATTTAGCCATCTGTGTGATTATCCTCTTGTTTATCCTGGCTGTCATCAATTTAATT ATAACACTTGTTATTTGGGCTGTGATTCGCATTGGACCAAATGGCTGTGATAGTATGGAGTTTCATGAAAGTGGCCTGCTTCGATTTAAGCAAGTATCTGACATGGGAGTGATCCATCCTCTTTATAAAAGCACAGTAGGAGGAAGGCGAAATGAAAATTTGGTCATCACTGGCAACAACCAGCCT attgtttttcagCAAGGGACAACAAAGCTCAGtgtagaaaacaacaaaacttctATTACAAGTGACATCGGCATGCAGTTTTTTGACCCGAGGactcaaaatatcttattcaGCACAGACTATGAAACTCATGAGTTTCACTTGCCAAGCGGAGTGAAAAGTTTAAATGTTCAAAAAGCATCTACTGAAAGG attaCCAGCAATGCTACCagtgatttaaatataaaagttgaTGGGCGTGCTATTGTGCGTGGAAATGAAGGAGTATTCATTATGGGCAAAACCATTGAATTTCACATGGGTGGTAATATGGAGTTAAAGGCG TATTCCTGTACCATTAAATGA